In Lentisphaerota bacterium, the genomic window TTCAAGCCCGGCGAGTACGTCTATCAGCAGGGAATCAGAGAGGGCGGCACCATGGCAATCCTCGCTGGAGCCGGGCCCATGGGCCTGAGCGCGATAGATCTTGCCCTGCACGGCGACAACCGGCCGTCGATCCTGGTGGTCACCGACATCGATCAACCCCGCCTCAACCGCGCAGCGGCGATCTTCTCGCCCGATCACGCCAAGAAACTGGGCATCGCTCTCCATTACTTCAACACCGCCGCAGCGGCCGACCCCGTCGGCGAAATGCGCGCCCTGACCCATGGCAAGGGGTTTGACGATGTCTTCGTCTTTGCGCCGGTCGCGCCGCTCTGCGAGCAGGGCTCTGCACTTCTGGGCTACAACGGATGCCTGAACTTCTTCGCAGGCCCCTCCAAGCCGGACTTCAAGGCACCAATCAACTTCTACGACGTCCACTACATGGGGCACCATGTGGTCGGTTCGTCGGGCGGCAACACCGACGACCTGCGCGACGCGCTCACCCTGTCCTCGCAGAATCGCATCAATCCGTCGGTCATGGTGACCCATGTCGGCGGGATCGACGCCGCCGCGCAGGCGACGATGGACCTGGTCAAGATCCCCGGCGGCAAACGCTTGGTCTACACCCACGTCTCCATGCCGATGACAGCCATCGCCGATTTTGCAGCCGTTGGCAAGAACAACCCGTTCTTCGCCAAACTGGCCGCGATCTGCGATCATCATAACGGCCTGTGGTCGGACGAGGCCGAACGCTGCCTGCTCGACCAAGCACCGCGCTTGGAACCGGACGCCGCTGTGTGAGCGGCCCGGCGGCCGCTGGGTGATGATGCTTGAGCACCGCGCGATTACCGTTCACGCAGCAGGCGTTTGAGCTGCTCGTTTGCGGCGTCACCCAGTGCCCGGGTTCCGGCTTCCTTGATCAGGCGGTTGATCTCCTTCCTGCCGGCATCCGAGTCGAGCTTCAGCGCAGTCAGCGTGCCGATGACTGGCACGCGTATTGTCTGCCCCTTCACATAGGGCCAGACCGTGCGTCCGACGAGTTTCTCGGTCAGCGGCAGTTCGACGGTATACGAGACGGTTTGATCCAACCCCACCGATCCGCGGAAGCGAATCGGGTGCCCATCAACCGCCATCTCGAACGGCTCGGACTGGATGCGCCCGTCCCGGCAGACCGCCTGTATCGTGGTGTCTGGGATTCGCATCGTCCGATGCTCAATGCCAACGAGGTCCAGCACGTCGGCCAGCGTCCCCGTCGGTGTGAAACTGGCCTCGCGCAGCGTGACGGCAAACGTCGCGTCGATCTGTTGCATCGCTCCGGGTGCCAGCGGGATTCGGGTCTCGTTCACATGCAATTCAACAAGGCCGCTACCGACGACGCAGCCGCGCAGCAACGGGTTGACCATCGCCAGCACGGTATCCGTGAATTCCTGGGTCAGGGGCACGCGATCGAGGATGGGCACGGCTCCACCAATCTCGAGCACGGCAGGATCCGCCGCAGCCTGGATCAACGGTTTCAAGCGCAGAAACCCCGTGCCGGATGCGGGCTGGTAGTCGAGTTTCAGCAAGCCCTCATCGAGCGCAAAGGCGACGTCGGCTGCCGCGAGCTTCAGCCCCAGAACTCCGATCTCGCCGATGCCCAGCGATCCCTCGGCCGCGCCAAACGAGCGCAGGGATGCGAGACCGCCGCCCAACCCGCCTGCACACTCAAAGGGGCGCGGAGCCGGCTTGCCGCTGACGGTCACTCCGCGCACGCCAGCCTGGGTCAGCTTCCCCGAGAGGGCGTCGTAATCCACGGCCAGTGTTCCAGTCAGCGATGCAGTCGCTCCGCCAGTCACGTCGCGCACCCGCCCCTTCGCAGTCGCGGCAAGCCAGTCCGTCGCCAGCTCCGCCGACTCTACACCGAGTGTCTGCCCGTCCCGCGCCAGCAACGCCGCCGCCGAAAGCGCAATCCGTCTTTCCCGCATCGGCGCGTCCTGCCCCGCGGCTGAAATCACCAGATTGGTGAGCGCGCTGGCCAGCGTGATCCGGGTTCCGGTTGGCGCGTTTTCTGCCGCCAGCCGGACGTGCAGCCCGCCGTTCAGGCGTGACGGAACAACGCCTTCACGCGAGATCCGGCGCCAACCGGACACCACGCCCAGGTCGGCCTCCATCACCGCCTCTCCCGCAATCGCCGCCGCCCGATCTTTCAGCGCCCAGTCCGCCCGAAGCGCTGGAACCGACACGCGCGCCGCCGCCGAAATAAGCGTCGCCTCGGACAGCCTGAGATAACCATCGCCGAGCGCCACCTCCACCGTGCCTTGCGCGCGAACGTCGCGCTCTTTCACCGCCCAGGCACCCGTTTGCAGGGCCAGACCGCTCACGGCCGACGTGATTGTTCCACTGATCACGCCCGAAGTCAGTATCGGCCCGCCCGCATCCATCGGAACCGCGAAAGCAATCTGGTTGTCGGCCCGCTCAACCACAATCCGCTGCCCGACGCCGATCTCGACCGCCAGATCCTCCACGCCGACCGTCGCCCTGATCTCCGACCGGTCCCCCTTTTTTGCGGCGGCTACTTGGAACAGAATCTGTCCGATCATGGGCGGACACGCCGTCCATAGGTTGCGATAAGCCCGCGAAAAGGCAGTGAGATCGATCTTCCCGGAAACCAAGCCCTTGTCCAGACGCCCCGATCCGGATATCTGCGCGAAGGGCAGCACCACATCCAACGCATTCAACTCGGCGGGCCCGGCATAGGGCACGTCGATATCGAGTGTGACGCGCGGCGCCGGCATCAGCGGCACCCGCTCGTTCTTGTAGAACACAATGAGATTGTCGGCTGTCGCTTTCA contains:
- a CDS encoding zinc-binding dehydrogenase, whose protein sequence is FKPGEYVYQQGIREGGTMAILAGAGPMGLSAIDLALHGDNRPSILVVTDIDQPRLNRAAAIFSPDHAKKLGIALHYFNTAAAADPVGEMRALTHGKGFDDVFVFAPVAPLCEQGSALLGYNGCLNFFAGPSKPDFKAPINFYDVHYMGHHVVGSSGGNTDDLRDALTLSSQNRINPSVMVTHVGGIDAAAQATMDLVKIPGGKRLVYTHVSMPMTAIADFAAVGKNNPFFAKLAAICDHHNGLWSDEAERCLLDQAPRLEPDAAV